The following coding sequences lie in one Arabidopsis thaliana chromosome 3, partial sequence genomic window:
- a CDS encoding uncharacterized protein (unknown protein; LOCATED IN: endomembrane system; Has 30201 Blast hits to 17322 proteins in 780 species: Archae - 12; Bacteria - 1396; Metazoa - 17338; Fungi - 3422; Plants - 5037; Viruses - 0; Other Eukaryotes - 2996 (source: NCBI BLink).) has translation MEIMPRVFVGVVEVPPTFILFKIKVYVFCLVVYF, from the coding sequence ATGGAAATTATGCCACGTGTCTTCGTCGGAGTTGTTGAAGTCCCTCCTACTTTCATCCTTTTTAAGATCAaagtttatgtgttttgtctagtggtatatttttaa